A region of Peromyscus maniculatus bairdii isolate BWxNUB_F1_BW_parent chromosome 7, HU_Pman_BW_mat_3.1, whole genome shotgun sequence DNA encodes the following proteins:
- the LOC102921874 gene encoding olfactory receptor 7G1-like: MEVSNQSGISEFFLIGLTYAQDVESFIFTLFLSMYLVTVFGNILIILAVSSDYHLHTPMYFFIANLSFTDICISTTIIPKMLVNIQAQDQSISYTGCLSQVCFVLIFGGLESCVLAVMAYDRYLAICHPLRYTVIMNPVLCVLLVLLSLLISTMNALLHSLMLLNLTFCTDHNIFHFFCELVQVIKLACSDTFINTLLIYTVTSVFAGVPLAGIIFSYIQIVSSILKISSVQGRNKAFSTCGSHLSVVCLFYGTAFAVYMSSAVSDSSVKNVVFSMMYIVVPQILNPFIYSLRNREMKQAMRHLFCHLIISIS; the protein is encoded by the coding sequence ATGGAAGTTTCAAACCAATCAGGTATTTCTGAATTCTTTCTCATTGGACTGACATATGCTCAAGATGTTGAGTCATTTATTTTCACCTTGTTCCTGTCTATGTATCTTGTTACTGTCTTTGGAAACATTCTCATTATACTGGCTGTAAGCTCCGACTACCACCTCCAtactcccatgtacttcttcaTTGCCAATCTGTCCTTTACTGACATCTGTATAAGCACAACGATAATCCCAAAGATGCTAGTGAACATTCAAGCACAGGATCAAAGTATCAGCTACACGGGCTGCCTGTCCCAGGTGtgttttgtcttgatttttgGTGGCTTAGAAAGTTGTGTCCTTGctgtgatggcctatgaccgctactTGGCCATATGCCATCCCCTGAGGTACACAGTTATCATGAACCCTGTGCTCTGTGTGTTGCTGGTTCTTCTCTCACTGTTGATAAGTACCATGAATGCACTACTGCATAGTCTGATGTTGCTAAATCTAACCTTCTGCACAGACCATAAtatcttccatttcttctgtgaACTTGTTCAAGTCATCAAACTTGCCTGCTCTGATACTTTCATCAATACCCTCCTCATATATACAGTTACTAGTGTATTCGCTGGCGTTCCTCTtgctggaattattttctcttatattcAAATTGTGTCTTCCATTCTTAAGATTTCATCAGTCCAGGGACGGAATAAAGCCTTTTCCACCTGTGGCTCTCATCTCTCAGTAGTGTGCTTATTCTATGGGACAGCTTTTGCAGTGTATATGAGTTCTGCTGTTTCTGACTCTTCTGTTAAGAATGTAGTCTTTTCTATGATGTATATTGTGGTTCCTCAAATACTGAACCCTTTTATATACAGTTTGAGGAACAGAGAAATGAAACAAGCCATGAGACACCTTTTCTGtcatcttatcatctccataagTTGA